One genomic window of Camelina sativa cultivar DH55 chromosome 5, Cs, whole genome shotgun sequence includes the following:
- the LOC104786159 gene encoding uncharacterized protein LOC104786159: MQTFSFKRRPIHPHPPLTFFFFIFSLALIISGVSSRVLSPVPLNNSILISDGVHDASDYKFLTLDPPKNVAKAACTHVYGFLPCADNIGGYIFQVFSFGCLLIIGDYFLSEGRSKLFVIFEVGFYGGIVFPLLTMFPRIALMISPGLAATHEGALMIVGNNVGVTIGHTIFALTMQWGACVVFGLTSPNPDPSIRRESSIKRTTSDTKNPRRGFYRTKILKSVVEASVEADPKNKKPAGIMLLTLIPFLLVTLPDLFDAQPWSDIIMLITLIISCSSTIIYFVYSYFDTADQKKSLDHAKFELMSEVHKHLQSFSPRTLIRDGQLSKESLKSLFDKIDRNKDGKIQISELKDLTVEFGVFGKMKCDINEFASTLLAEFDKDKNGELDEDEFEEGIMKLLNQYKFDNQDTPRGNNTCIYRTASDSVHVKNLSQGEEAGVLKLEMPKKTLVAKFLSLRTLRAVIKVIGGMLIVVFLAKPFMVNIGLLSYSAGVPSFYCVFAVIPLVRNLKNTLSAHFCRKKDKARIASEKFSEIYRDVTMNNLMGMSITLAIVYTKGLKWDYSIEALLVVVIGMAIGLPAYVRSTYPFWICVLAFSMYIFSLVLIYIHFHLRGQS; the protein is encoded by the exons ATGCAAACATTCTCATTCAAGAGGAGACCTATCCACCCACATCCCCCAttaaccttcttctttttcattttctctttagcTCTAATCATATCTGGTGTGAGCTCTCGTGTCTTAAGTCCTGTCCCTCTGAATAACTCGATCTTGATCTCTGATGGAGTCCATGACGCCTCGGATTACAAGTTTCTCACTCTCGATCCTCCAAAAAACGTCGCCAAGGCAGCTTGCACTCATGTCTACGGGTTCCTTCCATGTGCAGACAATATTGGAGGTTATATCTTCCAAGTTTTCTCATTTGGGTGTCTCTTGATCATTGGTGACTATTTCCTGTCTGAAGGAAGATCAAAACTCTTTGTAATCTTTGAGGTCGGGTTCTATGGCGGTATTGTCTTCCCTCTCCTTACAATGTTCCCAAGAATTGCCCTTATGATAT CACCAGGACTAGCAGCGACCCACGAAGGTGCTCTCATGATTGTGGGAAACAACGTTGGAGTTACAATAGGACACACGATTTTTGCTCTGACAATGCAATGGGGAGCTTGTGTTGTCTTTGGTTTGACCAGTCCTAATCCAGATCCGTCAATCAGAAGAGAATCATCCATCAAAAGAACAACCTCA GACACAAAGAATCCAAGAAGGGGATTTTACAGGACGAAGATACTGAAAAGTGTTGTTG AAGCAAGCGTAGAGGCGGATCCTAAGAACAAGAAACCTGCAGGGATTATGCTACTGACTCTAATACCATTTCTCTTGGTGACATTGCCTGATTTATTTGATGCACAACCTTGGAGTGATATCATTATGTTGATCACACTCATAATCTCCTGTTCTTCAACCATTATCTACTTTGTTTACTCG TATTTTGATACGGCAGACCAAAAGAAGAGTTTAGATCACGCCAAGTTTGAGCTCATGTCGGAAGTTCATAAGCATTTACAGAGCTTTTCGCCTCGAACCCTTATTAGAGATGGACAACTAAGTAAAGAAAGCTTGAAAAG TCTGTTCGATAAAATCGATAGGAACAAAGATGGAAAGATTCAAATCTCGGAGCTTAAAGACTTAACCGTAGAGTTTGGAGTTTTTGGAAAGATGAAATGTGACATCAATGAGTTTGCAAGCACTTTACTTGCGGAGTTCGACAAGGACAAAAATGGCGAACTAGACGAGGACGAATTCGAAGAAGGGATAATGAAACTGCTGAATCAATACAAGTTTGATAACCAAGACACTCCAAGAGGGAACAATACATGCATTTACAGAACAGCCTCCGATTCCGTGCATGTCAAGAATCTGTCGCAGGGCGAGGAAGCTGGAGTTTTAAAGCTGGAAATGCCAAAGAAAACTCTTGTTGCTAAGTTCCTCTCCCTGAGAACCTTAAGAGCTGTGATTAAAGTCATCGGTGGGATGCTAATTGTCGTCTTTCTTGCTAAACCATTTATGGTAAACATTGGACTCTTATCGTATTCAGCTGGAGTTCCTTCTTTCTACTGCGTATTTGCAGTGATCCCTTTGGTTAGAAACTTAAAGAACACGTTATCTGCACACTTCTGTCGAAAGAAAGACAAAGCAAGAATCGCATCTGAAAAGTTCTCTGAG ATCTACAGAGATGTTACGATGAACAATCTGATGGGAATGTCGATAACATTGGCGATTGTATACACGAAAGGACTGAAATGGGACTACTCAATAGAAGCTCTTCTTGTTGTGGTAATTGGCATGGCAATTGGCTTACCAGCTTATGTGAGATCGACTTATCCATTCTGGATCTGTGTATTGGCCTTTTCTATGTATATCTTTTCTCTTGTCCTTATCTATATCCATTTTCATCTTAGGGGTCAAAGCTAA
- the LOC104789006 gene encoding RING-H2 finger protein ATL40-like, protein MAFNDPSLNAIILWFAAVTSLVTISVIFALLVLCLLKRRRFDVSPEEENEYHGRREPPCQGLSASVIAAFPTFSYKQDNNDPESNNQEIECPVCLGLIPKNVVIKVLPNCKHMFDEECIGKWLESHPTCPVCRRLAKPMASPGDKVLESIV, encoded by the coding sequence ATGGCTTTCAACGATCCTTCACTAAACGCAATCATCCTTTGGTTTGCTGCCGTAACGTCTCTCGTGACCATCTCCGTTATCTTCGCCCTTCTCGTTCTTTGTTTACTCAAACGCCGTAGGTTTGATGTATCACCGGAAGAAGAGAACGAGTACCACGGAAGAAGAGAGCCACCGTGTCAAGGGCTTAGCGCTTCCGTGATTGCAGCTTTTCCCACCTTTTCTTACAAACAGGATAACAACGATCCCGAGAGCAACAATCAGGAGATCGAGTGTCCGGTTTGCTTAGGATTAATCCCCAAGAACGTTGTGATTAAGGTTTTACCAAATTGTAAGCACATGTTTGATGAGGAATGTATAGGTAAGTGGCTTGAATCACACCCAACTTGTCCTGTGTGTCGTAGACTGGCTAAACCGATGGCTAGCCCTGGGGATAAGGTCTTAGAAAGTATAGTGTAG
- the LOC104786160 gene encoding protein SPEAR2, with the protein MCSNNNTRGGRSYGELQLHDEYSGSCRKKQKKNEKVRRRGPGVAELEKIRLQEEHKSPLSSSPSLLQNMDHHHHHTLFAPSSYDLVMTPPNFALPEKLPSLPVFPLSYGSLVPPAPVFQRKQQHSLTMNLPNPPLGQGRFYQFIEPPSNQINSVSQFLEEENKKMVNAKKRPWHFLSDTTEPSVGPTTTTILRDAIQNRSLGISPVQDFGTTISNPIAIDSPNSSIPSFPRHYPRFIPLGLQHEQQQQNDFDENMQWRSEKPFYSFIPSEDRSNAAREGQPCDPYESATDHGIDLSLKL; encoded by the exons ATGTGtagtaacaacaacacaagagGTGGAAGAAGCTATGGAGAGTTACAGTTACATGATGAGTACTCTGGTTCTTGTcggaagaaacagaagaaaaatgaaaaagtacgGCGAAGGGGACCTGGTGTAGCCGAACTAGAGAAGATCCGTCTTCAAGAAGAGCACAAatctccactttcttcttctccttctttattacaaaacatggatcatcatcatcatcacactctCTTTGCTCCATCTTCCTATGATTTAGTGATGACTCCTCCTAACTTTGCTTTGCCGGAGAAACTGCCGTCTTTACCGGTTTTTCCTTTATCGTACGGATCTTTGGTTCCTCCGGCTCCGGTTTTTCAGAGGAAGCAGCAACATTCTCTAACG ATGAATCTCCCGAATCCACCTCTAGGACAAGGAAGATTTTATCAATTCATAGAGCCCCCTTCAAACCAAATCAACTCTGTCTCTCAGTTTCttgaggaagaaaataaaaag ATGGTCAATGCGAAGAAGAGGCCATGGCATTTTCTTTCTGACACCACGGAACCTAGCGTTGGACCAACCACAACAACTATTTtaag GGACGCGATACAAAACCGGTCGCTTGGTATAAGTCCGGTTCAAGATTTCGGTACAACAATTAGCAATCCCATCGCCATTGATTCACCTAATTCTTCCATTCCAAGCTTTCCACGTCATTACCCGAGGTTTATCCCACTTGGCTTACAG cacgaacaacaacaacaaaatgactTTGATGAGAATATGCAATGGAGAAGTGAAAAGCCTTTCTATAGCTTCATACCCTCTGAAGATCGTAGCAATGCTGCCCGAGAAGGACAACCCTGTGACCCGTATGAATCAGCCACTGATCATGGAATCGATCTCAGCCTTAAGTTATAG